One window of Thiomicrorhabdus lithotrophica genomic DNA carries:
- a CDS encoding class I SAM-dependent methyltransferase: protein MKSSYNQTIPGKNSAKSLPTPSEEAIEHSKKLSTNIRRYLSRHKNLPFSKFMEMALYTPQLGYYAGGLPKFGKAGDFITAPEVSPIFSRCLARQAAQVLSQLDEPNLIEFGAGQGTMAKDILLELEKIQQPLHRYYIVEISADLRTRQLQTFEKHLTTETIKKITWLDELPKTPISAVVLANEVLDAMPFERIRVEPDQALQGYVSFNETEKQFEWNYQTITDSGLQKFANQLIQHIGKVSDLGYETEINLNLKPWLKSVSDILSEGAVLLVDYGYNRHEYYQPARVMGTLRCHYQHRAHNNPFFYPGLQDITAHVDFTAVAEDAFDSGFKVAGFTTQAHFLMGSGLLEMSVDPEMHVTEQIQIAQQIKTLTLPDEMGETFKAIALTKNFDQPLIGFSVRDLRHQL, encoded by the coding sequence ATGAAATCATCTTACAATCAAACCATACCTGGTAAAAACAGCGCCAAATCATTACCAACCCCTTCTGAAGAAGCGATTGAGCATAGTAAAAAACTCTCCACCAATATTCGCCGTTATTTAAGCCGTCATAAAAACCTTCCATTCTCTAAGTTTATGGAGATGGCACTCTACACGCCGCAGTTAGGTTACTATGCAGGTGGCTTACCTAAGTTTGGTAAAGCAGGTGACTTTATTACCGCGCCTGAAGTGTCACCTATTTTTTCCCGCTGCCTTGCTCGTCAGGCTGCACAAGTTCTATCCCAACTTGATGAACCCAATCTTATCGAGTTTGGTGCTGGACAAGGCACCATGGCAAAAGACATTCTGCTTGAACTGGAAAAAATACAACAACCTCTACACCGCTATTACATCGTAGAGATTAGTGCCGATTTAAGAACACGACAGTTGCAAACATTTGAAAAGCATCTTACTACCGAGACGATCAAAAAAATCACCTGGTTGGATGAACTACCCAAAACCCCCATATCAGCTGTGGTCCTGGCTAACGAAGTACTTGACGCCATGCCTTTTGAGCGTATTAGAGTCGAACCAGACCAGGCCTTGCAAGGCTATGTTAGCTTTAATGAAACTGAGAAACAGTTTGAATGGAACTATCAAACCATTACCGATTCAGGACTTCAAAAGTTTGCTAATCAACTCATTCAACACATCGGGAAGGTTTCCGATTTAGGCTATGAAACCGAGATTAACCTTAACCTCAAGCCTTGGTTAAAAAGTGTCAGTGACATTCTTTCTGAAGGCGCCGTTCTGTTGGTGGACTATGGCTATAACCGTCATGAATATTATCAACCAGCACGAGTAATGGGAACATTACGCTGCCACTATCAACATAGAGCCCACAACAACCCATTCTTTTATCCAGGATTACAAGACATTACTGCACACGTTGACTTTACCGCCGTAGCAGAAGATGCTTTTGACAGCGGCTTTAAAGTTGCTGGCTTCACCACTCAAGCACATTTTTTGATGGGTAGCGGCTTATTAGAAATGTCGGTTGACCCTGAAATGCATGTCACAGAACAGATTCAGATTGCCCAACAAATAAAAACGCTCACCTTGCCAGATGAGATGGGAGAAACTTTTAAAGCCATTGCGTTGACGAAAAACTTTGACCAACCTCTAATCGGGTTTAGTGTCCGCGACTTAAGACACCAGTTATAA
- a CDS encoding phosphate/phosphite/phosphonate ABC transporter substrate-binding protein, giving the protein MKLISLITLFLLSTMTGCSQQDASSHEPEVVETHNLKTEYRFAVHPLHNPTRLFDVFNPLLEYLNNNINNVHFILEASRDYETFDNKLKEKTVSFALPNPYQTLIALENNYRVIAKMGDDINFKGIILVRKDSHIRKPKDLKGKSVSFPAPTALAATMLPQYFLHTHGLNINKDITNKYVGSQESSIMNVFLGTTSAGATWPPPWQALSNERPELKEQLEVIWETQSLPNNSIVIRDDVPDILAIQVQTLLANLHNTVEGKLILKKMYLSKYETADNETYNSVKKFVATFDKTVRPL; this is encoded by the coding sequence ATGAAACTCATTTCTCTAATAACGCTATTTTTATTATCGACCATGACGGGCTGCTCACAGCAGGACGCTTCTAGTCATGAGCCTGAGGTGGTAGAAACTCATAACTTAAAAACTGAGTACCGATTCGCAGTCCACCCTTTACACAATCCTACTCGCTTATTTGATGTTTTTAATCCTTTATTAGAATACTTAAACAACAACATTAACAACGTTCACTTTATTCTAGAAGCCTCTAGAGATTATGAAACTTTTGATAATAAGCTCAAAGAAAAAACCGTTTCTTTTGCACTGCCTAACCCATATCAAACCTTAATAGCGCTCGAAAATAATTATCGAGTCATCGCTAAAATGGGAGATGACATTAATTTTAAAGGCATTATTTTAGTTAGAAAAGATAGCCACATCCGCAAACCAAAAGACCTTAAAGGCAAGTCCGTTAGCTTTCCCGCACCCACTGCGCTTGCCGCAACCATGCTGCCGCAGTATTTTTTACATACTCACGGCCTAAATATCAACAAAGATATAACAAATAAATATGTTGGTTCTCAAGAATCATCTATTATGAATGTTTTCTTAGGCACAACATCTGCGGGTGCTACTTGGCCACCGCCTTGGCAGGCACTATCAAATGAACGCCCAGAACTAAAGGAACAGCTCGAGGTTATTTGGGAGACTCAATCACTCCCTAATAATAGTATTGTAATAAGAGATGATGTACCGGATATATTAGCTATTCAAGTGCAAACATTGTTAGCGAACTTACACAATACAGTTGAGGGAAAGCTCATTTTGAAAAAAATGTATTTATCAAAATACGAAACAGCAGATAATGAAACCTACAACAGTGTAAAAAAATTCGTAGCAACATTTGATAAAACTGTTAGGCCTTTGTAA
- a CDS encoding 5-(carboxyamino)imidazole ribonucleotide synthase, with amino-acid sequence MTPITKRIGVLGAGQLGRMLAIAGYPLGQKFGFYGTSDDEPSALLGHMYKQSDDTNSLDKLVEFSDVITYESENTSIEQVREIAKTTPVYPAEKSLFIAQHRGREKGMFDQLNIPCAPYQIVDSLESLKLAVEEIGLPAVLKTTTEGYDGKGQFVLKEVSQVDQAWSEIGGRELVLEGFINFQRELSIVAVRNANNEHVYYPLVQNVHHEGILRYTIAPAREISAEIQQQAEHYMQSLLDELDHVGVLTLEVFETVDGLVANEMAPRVHNSGHWTIEGAYTSQFENHVRAITGMPLGDTSPRQPIAAMINIIGETGPVEKVLTMPNAFLHLYDKEERAGRKLGHINVIAVDEDSLYKDIQRLSDFLPKM; translated from the coding sequence ATGACCCCCATTACAAAACGCATTGGTGTTTTAGGTGCAGGACAGCTTGGTCGTATGTTAGCGATTGCAGGTTATCCGTTAGGGCAAAAGTTTGGTTTTTATGGAACAAGTGATGACGAGCCATCGGCTTTGCTTGGGCATATGTATAAACAATCAGATGATACGAATTCATTAGATAAGCTGGTGGAGTTTTCGGATGTCATTACCTATGAAAGTGAAAATACCTCTATTGAACAAGTTAGAGAAATTGCCAAAACCACACCTGTATATCCTGCGGAAAAGTCGTTATTTATTGCTCAGCATCGTGGCCGTGAAAAAGGGATGTTTGATCAGTTAAATATTCCTTGTGCTCCGTATCAAATTGTCGACTCATTAGAAAGTTTAAAGCTAGCAGTAGAAGAAATTGGATTGCCAGCCGTTTTAAAAACGACGACTGAAGGTTATGACGGAAAGGGTCAGTTTGTTTTAAAAGAGGTTTCTCAAGTTGACCAGGCCTGGTCAGAAATTGGTGGCCGTGAATTGGTTTTGGAAGGTTTTATTAACTTTCAGCGTGAGCTTTCGATTGTTGCCGTGCGTAATGCCAATAACGAACATGTCTATTATCCGTTGGTACAAAATGTTCACCACGAAGGCATCTTGCGTTACACCATCGCTCCAGCCCGAGAGATTTCAGCAGAGATTCAACAGCAAGCAGAACACTATATGCAAAGCTTGTTAGATGAGTTGGATCATGTTGGTGTTTTAACACTTGAGGTGTTTGAAACGGTAGACGGTTTAGTGGCGAATGAAATGGCTCCAAGAGTGCATAATTCTGGTCATTGGACCATTGAAGGGGCGTATACTTCTCAATTTGAAAATCATGTACGTGCCATTACAGGCATGCCATTAGGTGATACCTCACCACGCCAACCTATTGCGGCAATGATAAATATTATTGGTGAAACAGGGCCCGTTGAAAAAGTGTTAACCATGCCTAATGCCTTTTTACATTTGTATGATAAAGAAGAGCGCGCAGGACGGAAGCTTGGGCATATTAATGTGATAGCAGTTGATGAAGACTCTTTATATAAAGACATTCAAAGATTATCGGACTTCTTACCAAAAATGTAA
- a CDS encoding undecaprenyl-diphosphate phosphatase, whose translation MEPALDWLQITVLALIQGLTEFLPISSSGHLVLTPQIFGWPDQGLAFDVAVHIGTLTAVVIYFKKDVWLMTRDWSSSIITRQPTSNSRLAWWVIFATIPAIAFGLFLNNGVEEALRNPLIIAATTIGFGALLWWSDIKGQKVRDEYNLSFKDIMIIGFAQALALIPGTSRSGITITAALMIGLTPQAAARFSFLLSIPIIFGAGLIKLKDLIEGTLPVQWDAMIGGALISFISAYIVISIFLKWINKIGMAPFALYRFVLGALLIYLFI comes from the coding sequence ATGGAACCTGCTTTAGACTGGCTACAAATCACCGTACTTGCCTTAATTCAAGGGCTAACGGAGTTTTTACCTATTTCCAGTTCCGGCCACTTAGTACTCACTCCACAGATTTTTGGCTGGCCTGACCAAGGCCTAGCTTTTGATGTAGCTGTACACATTGGTACACTTACCGCAGTAGTCATCTATTTTAAAAAAGATGTCTGGTTAATGACTCGCGACTGGAGCTCTTCCATAATCACTCGACAACCTACTTCTAACAGCAGACTGGCTTGGTGGGTTATTTTTGCAACCATACCAGCTATTGCCTTTGGCTTATTTCTAAATAATGGCGTTGAGGAAGCCCTACGCAATCCACTTATTATTGCCGCTACTACGATTGGATTTGGTGCTTTATTGTGGTGGTCAGATATTAAAGGACAAAAAGTTCGAGATGAATACAACCTAAGTTTTAAGGATATTATGATTATCGGATTTGCCCAAGCGCTTGCCTTAATACCTGGCACATCCCGTTCAGGTATTACCATTACTGCGGCCTTAATGATTGGCCTAACCCCTCAAGCGGCGGCACGGTTCTCTTTCTTGCTATCCATACCAATCATATTCGGCGCAGGTTTAATTAAACTTAAAGATTTAATAGAAGGAACATTACCTGTTCAGTGGGATGCCATGATTGGCGGCGCTCTGATTTCATTTATCAGCGCCTATATTGTTATCTCTATTTTCTTAAAATGGATTAATAAAATTGGCATGGCTCCATTTGCACTTTACCGTTTTGTTTTAGGTGCATTACTGATTTACCTATTTATCTAA
- a CDS encoding NAD(P)H-hydrate dehydratase, translating into MKLYSAQASQAIDQDAIQNAKTPGILLMKRAGFFAFKTLEKTWPSAKHMHIVCGTGNNGGDGFVIAQYCVLAGYNVSVSILGDAKKIKGDALTALTELKALSVEPQDFLEQSLQEADVIIDAIFGTGLDKPVTENYAKAIEEINQAKKPVLAMDIPSGLNANTGAIMGTAIQAQQTCTFITQKLGLYTFQGPESAGKIHFSPLFIPAELYEKQVALAENHPLKFWLNILPIRLASHHKGVSGTVCLVGGNQTMMGAIQLAGLASLKTGAGLVKIITHKEHGIAITQAIPEVMCYPTDELLTQASLANVVGIGPGLGLDDWGQALFQQVMDLPLCKVIDADALKHLAKFVQTQEILVNNISNNWVLTPHPGEAALLLGTDSKTIQQDRINAVKQLHQKYGGVIVLKGNGTLIYDGEHMEICLAGNPGMAVGGMGDVLTGTIATFIAQGLSLWNAACLGVSLHAHAGDVLANQSGQPGILPSEVATVMSQLLSYSDSPTT; encoded by the coding sequence ATGAAATTATATAGCGCACAAGCCTCACAAGCCATTGACCAAGATGCCATTCAAAATGCCAAAACTCCTGGTATTTTATTAATGAAACGCGCTGGTTTTTTTGCCTTCAAAACCCTTGAAAAAACCTGGCCAAGCGCCAAACACATGCACATCGTTTGCGGCACTGGTAACAACGGTGGAGATGGCTTTGTTATTGCCCAATACTGCGTTTTAGCAGGTTACAATGTTAGCGTAAGCATTCTGGGAGACGCGAAAAAGATTAAAGGCGATGCATTGACCGCCTTAACGGAATTAAAAGCATTATCGGTTGAACCTCAAGATTTCTTGGAACAGAGTCTTCAAGAAGCAGATGTCATTATCGATGCCATTTTTGGAACCGGTTTAGATAAACCCGTGACAGAAAACTATGCCAAAGCGATTGAGGAAATCAACCAAGCCAAAAAACCTGTTTTAGCGATGGATATACCGAGTGGATTAAATGCCAATACGGGTGCCATCATGGGCACCGCCATCCAAGCACAACAGACCTGCACTTTCATTACTCAAAAACTTGGGTTATACACTTTTCAAGGCCCAGAAAGCGCAGGTAAAATTCATTTTAGTCCACTCTTTATCCCTGCTGAACTCTATGAAAAACAAGTTGCACTCGCCGAAAACCACCCCCTTAAATTCTGGCTAAACATCTTACCAATCAGACTTGCATCACACCACAAAGGTGTATCAGGTACTGTTTGCTTAGTCGGTGGTAATCAAACCATGATGGGCGCAATTCAATTAGCAGGCCTGGCAAGTTTAAAAACGGGAGCAGGCCTGGTTAAAATCATTACCCATAAAGAACATGGCATTGCTATCACTCAGGCCATTCCAGAAGTCATGTGCTATCCAACAGATGAGCTATTAACTCAAGCAAGCTTGGCAAATGTAGTCGGCATTGGTCCAGGCTTAGGGCTAGACGACTGGGGACAAGCCCTCTTTCAACAAGTCATGGATTTACCATTATGCAAAGTTATAGACGCTGATGCTCTTAAGCACCTAGCTAAGTTTGTGCAAACGCAAGAAATCCTAGTAAATAACATAAGCAATAACTGGGTACTTACACCACACCCTGGTGAAGCCGCTTTGCTATTAGGCACAGACAGCAAAACCATACAACAAGATCGCATTAACGCCGTTAAGCAACTCCACCAAAAATATGGTGGGGTCATTGTCCTCAAAGGCAATGGCACGCTGATTTACGATGGTGAGCACATGGAAATTTGTTTAGCAGGTAATCCCGGCATGGCAGTTGGTGGAATGGGAGATGTATTAACTGGCACCATAGCAACCTTTATTGCCCAAGGCTTATCATTATGGAATGCCGCCTGTTTAGGCGTATCTTTACATGCCCATGCAGGCGATGTGTTAGCAAACCAAAGTGGCCAGCCAGGCATTTTACCTTCCGAAGTTGCTACGGTGATGAGTCAGTTACTCTCTTATAGCGATAGTCCAACAACTTAG
- a CDS encoding EAL domain-containing protein: protein MLKKLYAHSIKRKLILAIAGLHAVLMTIFVIDLVHRQQSFLMQESHVSTSGIAKTLAANSTPWVLSNDLVGLEEIIRSQDQQPNFQFAMITDSNGKILAYHHSKNHTKDLIGKSIKIEPLDIALKNKELAIFSDTKTKIDVAAPIKVNDSLIGWARIHMARDNIYDSIRVISIEGILYTLFAILIGSIFAWRMGSNLTKGIYELIHTTQRVRAGERKITLSLKRKDELQILSDNFQSMLTSLSEKERELYAEKERLEITLMSIGDGVITTDMDGLVTYLNPVAEHLTGWSNHAARGFHIEEVFKIYHELTMDPAENPALKSMATQKITLLANHTVLLNRAGEKISIEDSGAPIIDKSGKIIGAVLVFHDATEARQLRKRLTWQAQHDTLTQLANRQAFETKLDDLISKSIDSPQNQHCLIYIDLDQFKIVNDTVGHAAGDELLKQVASILQQQVRDSDLLARIGGDEFAIVLENCSTSNAEQVAEKVRQVVHNHRFTWNDRIFDIGTSIGIAQMKGLINKANVMSQADVACYIAKEQGRNRVHIFKEDDQVLAREFNNLDWANRIKRAIEDEQFVLYAQKITPLQHIEANETYEVLIRLQPPEGELIFPDQFLPAAERFNLMGELDIYIVKRAYKWLKNNFNNVKLLNINISGQSLDDDKFNNALLELLEKDSKINQKICFEITETTAITHMSASISFLNRIKNHGCSLALDDFGSGFSSFGWLKTLPVDYVKIDGTFVLDVLTDSVDAAMVKAIHSISEEMDIKTIAEFVENQAVSDWLKETGIDYAQGYHFSRPNPLINI from the coding sequence ATGTTAAAAAAGCTGTATGCACACTCTATAAAACGAAAACTTATTTTAGCAATTGCGGGCCTGCACGCTGTTCTAATGACGATATTTGTGATTGATTTAGTTCATCGTCAACAAAGTTTTCTTATGCAAGAGTCTCATGTATCCACTTCAGGTATTGCTAAAACATTAGCTGCCAATAGCACTCCTTGGGTTCTCTCAAATGATTTGGTTGGACTTGAAGAAATTATTCGCTCACAAGACCAACAACCCAACTTTCAGTTTGCCATGATTACTGACTCTAATGGTAAAATTCTTGCGTACCACCATAGTAAAAATCACACAAAAGATCTGATTGGTAAATCAATCAAAATAGAACCATTAGACATAGCTCTAAAAAACAAAGAATTAGCCATATTCAGTGATACTAAAACCAAGATTGATGTAGCTGCACCAATAAAAGTGAACGATAGCCTTATAGGTTGGGCAAGAATCCACATGGCGCGTGACAACATCTACGATAGTATTCGTGTCATTTCAATTGAAGGTATTCTCTACACCTTGTTTGCGATTTTAATTGGTTCTATTTTTGCCTGGCGCATGGGGAGCAACTTAACCAAAGGAATTTACGAACTCATCCACACGACTCAAAGGGTTAGAGCCGGAGAGCGTAAAATCACTCTATCGCTAAAGCGAAAAGATGAACTACAAATACTTTCCGATAATTTTCAATCCATGCTCACAAGCTTAAGTGAAAAAGAGCGAGAGCTTTATGCTGAGAAAGAACGATTAGAAATCACTTTAATGTCAATTGGGGATGGCGTTATTACGACAGATATGGATGGTTTGGTTACTTATCTCAATCCGGTTGCAGAACATCTTACAGGTTGGAGTAATCATGCAGCTCGTGGCTTTCACATTGAGGAAGTTTTCAAAATCTATCACGAATTGACCATGGATCCCGCTGAAAATCCGGCCTTAAAGAGTATGGCAACCCAGAAAATTACTCTTTTAGCAAACCATACGGTTCTATTGAACAGAGCAGGAGAAAAAATTTCTATCGAGGATTCTGGCGCTCCAATAATTGACAAGTCAGGCAAGATTATAGGTGCTGTTTTAGTTTTTCACGATGCTACTGAAGCTCGTCAGCTCCGCAAGCGTTTAACTTGGCAGGCGCAACATGACACTCTTACCCAATTAGCAAACCGTCAAGCATTTGAAACAAAGTTAGATGACCTCATTTCAAAAAGCATAGATTCTCCTCAAAACCAACACTGTTTGATATACATTGATTTAGATCAGTTCAAAATTGTAAATGATACCGTGGGGCATGCGGCTGGTGATGAGCTTTTAAAACAAGTTGCTTCTATCTTGCAACAACAAGTTAGAGACTCCGATCTACTTGCCCGAATTGGTGGAGATGAATTTGCTATCGTATTGGAAAACTGCTCAACATCCAATGCGGAACAGGTTGCCGAGAAAGTTCGTCAAGTAGTGCATAACCACCGATTTACCTGGAACGACCGAATTTTTGATATTGGAACGAGTATTGGTATTGCTCAGATGAAAGGCCTCATCAACAAGGCAAATGTAATGAGCCAGGCGGATGTTGCTTGCTATATAGCTAAAGAACAAGGACGCAACCGAGTTCACATATTTAAAGAGGATGATCAAGTCTTAGCCAGAGAATTCAATAATCTTGATTGGGCTAACCGAATCAAACGTGCTATTGAAGATGAACAATTTGTACTCTATGCACAAAAAATCACCCCTTTACAACACATTGAAGCTAACGAGACCTACGAAGTATTAATCCGTTTACAACCACCAGAAGGAGAATTAATTTTCCCCGACCAATTCCTTCCTGCAGCAGAGCGTTTTAACCTAATGGGTGAATTAGACATATACATCGTAAAACGTGCTTATAAGTGGTTAAAAAACAACTTTAACAATGTCAAACTTCTAAACATAAACATTTCAGGTCAATCACTTGATGATGATAAATTTAACAATGCACTTTTAGAACTTCTAGAAAAGGATTCTAAAATCAATCAAAAAATCTGTTTTGAAATAACTGAAACCACAGCTATTACTCATATGTCTGCTAGCATCTCTTTCTTAAACAGAATTAAGAACCATGGTTGTAGCTTAGCTTTAGATGATTTTGGCTCTGGATTCTCTTCATTCGGATGGTTAAAAACTCTTCCTGTAGACTATGTAAAAATTGATGGTACTTTTGTTTTAGATGTTTTAACTGATAGTGTTGATGCAGCTATGGTTAAAGCCATTCACTCCATTAGTGAGGAAATGGACATCAAAACCATTGCTGAATTTGTAGAGAACCAAGCTGTTTCTGATTGGTTAAAAGAGACGGGTATAGATTATGCACAAGGCTATCACTTTAGTAGACCAAACCCACTAATAAACATTTAA
- the purE gene encoding 5-(carboxyamino)imidazole ribonucleotide mutase, with the protein MTDAVQPLVGVIMGSKSDWPTMKHAVDMLELFGVPHEVKVVSAHRTPDLMFEYAEHAEERGLQVIIAGAGGAAHLPGMVAAKTVVPVLGVPVKSRALNGQDSLLSIVQMPGGVPVGTLAIGDAGAKNAGILASQIVGNSNPAIRTAVINFREEQTDTVLENPDPRVE; encoded by the coding sequence ATGACGGATGCAGTTCAGCCTTTAGTAGGCGTAATTATGGGTTCAAAATCTGATTGGCCAACGATGAAGCATGCTGTAGATATGCTGGAATTGTTTGGTGTGCCTCATGAAGTTAAAGTAGTTTCTGCACATAGAACACCTGATCTAATGTTTGAGTACGCAGAACATGCTGAAGAACGCGGTTTACAAGTGATTATTGCCGGTGCTGGTGGTGCAGCGCATTTGCCAGGTATGGTTGCGGCAAAGACTGTGGTTCCTGTTTTAGGTGTTCCAGTTAAGTCTCGTGCTTTAAATGGCCAGGATTCATTGTTATCAATTGTGCAGATGCCTGGCGGTGTTCCCGTTGGAACTTTAGCTATTGGTGATGCAGGCGCAAAAAACGCTGGTATTTTAGCTTCGCAAATAGTGGGTAATTCCAATCCTGCTATTCGTACAGCGGTCATTAACTTTAGAGAAGAGCAAACGGACACGGTATTAGAGAACCCTGATCCTCGCGTTGAATAA
- a CDS encoding phospholipase A: MQSQSKTLVSMLLTMPFQMAFANQTSPTDIYDDICIKQALATLPAETTLQELRQLCLTTKGVLAQETSPIEKRIQSDRLSQFDQFSIQAYHPNYILLGSYNFAETNEKPYLNTTFSGDDFFQPIEAKFQISLKAPIADNILGWGDHWFLAYTNRSFWQAYNSHISSPFRETNHQPEGWISFDNDWKIAGWKNRLIDVGLVHESNGQTNSLSRSWNRVYLRLLFEKESSAFSFKPWVRIPENRSDDDNRDITHYMGKSELSYYTKYTDHNFRMTVRNNLDFEDNKGALELGYTYPIHRNLNFYAQWFYGYGESLIDYNYRNNTLSIGVQVGNLY, encoded by the coding sequence ATGCAAAGCCAATCTAAAACACTTGTTAGCATGCTCTTAACCATGCCTTTTCAAATGGCATTTGCAAACCAAACTTCTCCTACCGATATCTACGATGATATCTGTATAAAACAAGCACTAGCAACACTGCCTGCCGAGACTACATTACAAGAACTTCGCCAACTGTGCTTAACAACAAAAGGTGTGCTTGCACAAGAAACATCCCCCATTGAAAAAAGAATTCAATCTGACCGATTAAGCCAATTTGACCAGTTTTCTATTCAAGCATATCACCCCAATTACATCCTACTTGGCTCTTACAATTTTGCAGAAACCAATGAAAAACCCTACCTAAACACAACTTTTTCAGGTGATGATTTTTTTCAACCGATAGAAGCTAAGTTTCAAATCAGTTTAAAAGCTCCGATTGCTGACAATATTTTGGGTTGGGGTGACCACTGGTTTCTTGCCTACACCAACCGCTCTTTTTGGCAAGCCTACAACAGCCATATATCATCCCCGTTCCGTGAAACTAATCACCAACCAGAAGGCTGGATTAGTTTTGATAACGACTGGAAGATTGCAGGTTGGAAAAATCGTTTAATCGATGTCGGTCTTGTGCATGAGTCAAATGGGCAAACGAACAGCTTATCGCGTTCGTGGAATCGAGTTTACCTGAGGCTTTTATTTGAAAAAGAGAGTTCAGCCTTTAGCTTCAAGCCTTGGGTTAGAATCCCTGAAAATCGATCTGATGACGACAACCGTGATATTACCCACTACATGGGTAAATCGGAATTAAGTTACTACACCAAATACACCGACCATAACTTTAGAATGACCGTGCGCAACAATTTAGACTTTGAAGACAATAAAGGTGCGTTAGAGCTAGGTTACACCTACCCTATTCACCGTAATCTCAACTTCTATGCGCAATGGTTTTACGGTTATGGCGAAAGTTTGATTGACTACAATTACCGAAACAACACCCTAAGTATTGGGGTGCAGGTTGGTAACTTATACTAG